The following proteins come from a genomic window of Malus domestica chromosome 02, GDT2T_hap1:
- the LOC114820463 gene encoding uncharacterized protein gives MYLLRRQSQKPTPEDDSAQKDAKVKELRAALGPLSGRNLKYCTDGCLRRYLEARSWNLEKAKKMVEETLKWRAAYKPEETRWHEIAHEGETGKVFRAKFHDRLGRSVLIMRPAQQNTNSPEDNIRHLVYLIENGILNLPEGQEQMSWLVDFTGFSINTNVTVKTARDIINILQNHYPERLAVAFLYNPPRIFQAFWKAVKYFLDAKTFQKVKFVYPKGKESVELMKTFFDAENLPSEFGGQATLKYNHEEFSRMMAEDDVKTAKFWGFDKKPFHITNGHSGAEVAPEPLPVAPVAS, from the exons ATGTATCTTCTGAGAAGACAATCTCAAAAACCAACCCCTGAGGATGATTCTGCACAAAAAGATGCAAAG GTCAAAGAACTCAGGGCAGCGCTTGGCCCCCTGTCTGGACGCAATTTGAAGTACTGCACCGATGGATGCCTTCGGAGATATTTGGAAGCTCGAAGCTGGAATCTTGAGAAggcgaagaaaatggttgaagaGACACTGAAGTGGAGGGCAGCTTATAAGCCTGAAGAAACCCGTTGG CATGAAATAGCGCATGAAGGTGAGACTGGCAAAGTATTTAGAGCCAAGTTCCACGATCGACTTGGCAGGAGTGTGCTTATAATGAGGCCAGCACAGCAG AACACAAACTCGCCCGAAGATAATATCCGCCATTTAGTCTATCTTATAGAAAATGGTATCCTCAACCTTCCCGAAGGTCAAGAACAGATGTCATGGTTGGTAGACTTCACTGGATTCTCAATCAACACCAATGTCACTGTCAAGACAGCCCGGGATATTATTAACATTCTACAGAACCATTACCCCGAGAGGCTTGCGGTTGCATTTCTATATAACCCACCAAGAATTTTTCAGGCATTCTGGAAG GCTGTCAAGTACTTCCTGGATGCCAAGACCTTTCAGAAGGTGAAGTTTGTATACCCGAAAGGTAAAGAAAGTGTGGAGCTCATGAAGACATTCTTTGATGCTGAAAATCTTCCGAGCGAGTTTGGGGGACAAGCCACCCTAAAGTATAACCACGAGGAGTTTTCACGAATGATGGCGGAGGATGATGTGAAAACTGCCAAGTTCTGGGGATTTGATAAGAAGCCTTTCCATATAACAAATGGGCATTCTGGAGCAGAGGTGGCACCGGAGCCTCTCCCCGTTGCACCTGTGGCTAGCTGA